In Sphingopyxis sp. FD7, a single window of DNA contains:
- a CDS encoding carboxymuconolactone decarboxylase family protein, whose product MPVLRQVPRSEVTDDTVLAYYNRLFGDRDPVAEPGTATGTPGDWWTVYALAPDIFKHAVDGFAVYRHPARKIDPVLRELGQTRAGWVKGSQFVFSQHCKSLRGLGVSEEKIAAIAHWQVADCYDEQERAVLAYADCLSQAGGRVPLAVFDKLKTFWDDEQIFEFTYITCLYDMHAVITRALRMEYDAREDPIVEIAAPEGFNAADFLSAPRPATD is encoded by the coding sequence ATGCCCGTTCTCCGTCAGGTTCCCCGTTCAGAAGTCACCGACGACACCGTGCTCGCCTATTACAACCGCCTGTTCGGCGATCGCGACCCTGTCGCCGAACCGGGCACGGCGACCGGTACGCCGGGCGATTGGTGGACGGTTTACGCGCTCGCCCCCGACATCTTCAAACATGCGGTCGACGGCTTTGCCGTCTATCGCCACCCGGCGCGCAAGATCGACCCCGTGCTGCGCGAACTCGGCCAGACGCGCGCCGGCTGGGTCAAGGGCAGCCAGTTCGTTTTTTCGCAGCATTGCAAGTCGCTCCGCGGACTCGGCGTCAGCGAAGAGAAGATCGCGGCGATCGCGCACTGGCAAGTCGCCGACTGCTACGACGAACAGGAACGCGCCGTGCTCGCCTATGCCGATTGTTTGAGCCAGGCGGGCGGGCGCGTGCCGCTGGCGGTGTTCGACAAGCTCAAGACCTTCTGGGACGATGAGCAGATTTTCGAGTTCACCTACATCACCTGCCTTTACGACATGCACGCGGTCATCACCCGCGCGCTGCGCATGGAATATGATGCACGCGAAGATCCGATCGTCGAGATTGCAGCACCCGAAGGCTTCAATGCCGCCGACTTCCTGAGCGCGCCGCGCCCGGCGACGGATTGA
- the serB gene encoding phosphoserine phosphatase SerB, whose product MFVATLIAAGKLTDEVVREAIDRLDATGHDVGAPHWLDVGDAADIVFHGSLVSARRELALMDHGVLDIVVQPLGDRTKKLIVADMDSTMITVECIDELADYAGLKPQIAAITARAMNGELDFRAALEERVRLLAGMDEAALVECRMERVKLTRGARTLVQTMKAHGAFSVLVSGGFMPFAGPVGEAVGFDKVVANELEVAGGKLTGKVLEPIVDSKAKLATLKAEAAAHGLPLAETLAVGDGANDIPMITAAGLGIGYHPHPAAAAASAAVIRHHDLTALLWAQGYPRRSWVLG is encoded by the coding sequence ATGTTCGTCGCGACCCTGATAGCAGCCGGAAAGCTGACCGACGAGGTGGTTCGCGAGGCGATCGACCGGCTCGACGCAACGGGGCACGATGTCGGCGCGCCGCACTGGCTGGATGTCGGTGATGCCGCTGACATCGTCTTTCACGGCAGCCTGGTCAGCGCGCGCAGGGAGCTGGCGCTGATGGACCATGGAGTCCTCGACATCGTCGTTCAGCCGCTGGGCGATCGCACCAAGAAGCTGATCGTCGCCGACATGGATTCGACGATGATCACCGTCGAGTGCATTGACGAGCTGGCCGATTATGCCGGGCTGAAACCGCAGATTGCGGCGATTACCGCGCGCGCGATGAACGGCGAGCTTGATTTTCGCGCCGCGCTGGAGGAGCGCGTCCGCCTGCTCGCGGGCATGGATGAGGCGGCGCTGGTCGAATGCCGCATGGAGCGCGTGAAACTGACGCGCGGCGCGCGGACGCTGGTGCAGACGATGAAGGCGCATGGCGCATTCTCGGTGCTGGTGTCGGGCGGCTTCATGCCCTTTGCCGGGCCGGTGGGCGAAGCCGTTGGCTTCGACAAGGTGGTCGCCAACGAGCTGGAGGTCGCGGGCGGCAAGCTCACCGGCAAGGTGCTCGAACCGATCGTCGACAGCAAGGCGAAGCTCGCGACGCTGAAGGCCGAGGCCGCGGCGCACGGCCTGCCGCTCGCCGAGACGCTGGCGGTTGGCGACGGCGCAAACGATATTCCGATGATAACCGCAGCCGGGCTCGGCATCGGCTATCATCCGCATCCAGCCGCCGCCGCGGCGTCGGCGGCGGTGATCCGGCATCACGACCTGACCGCCTTGCTCTGGGCTCAGGGCTATCCCCGGCGCAGTTGGGTACTTGGATAA
- a CDS encoding nuclear transport factor 2 family protein, with product MIDLDDIRSLATRFFDAIEAGDIDTMRDSFTPDAEIWHNSDELIVTRDQTAATLTGMVARIRDREYADRRLTVFPGGFVQQHVLKGVRVHDGVPVRLPCAIICKVENGRITRLDEYFDSAHVAEFRKFADA from the coding sequence ATGATCGACCTCGACGACATCCGCAGCCTGGCGACGCGCTTTTTCGACGCGATCGAGGCGGGCGACATCGACACGATGCGCGACAGCTTCACGCCCGATGCCGAAATCTGGCACAATAGCGACGAGTTGATCGTCACCCGTGATCAGACCGCCGCCACGTTGACCGGCATGGTCGCGCGAATCAGGGATCGCGAATATGCCGACCGCCGCCTCACCGTCTTTCCCGGCGGGTTTGTTCAGCAGCATGTGCTGAAGGGCGTCCGCGTCCACGACGGCGTTCCCGTCCGCCTGCCCTGCGCGATCATCTGCAAGGTCGAGAATGGCCGAATCACGCGGCTCGACGAGTATTTCGACAGCGCGCACGTCGCCGAGTTCCGCAAGTTCGCCGATGCTTGA
- a CDS encoding spinster family MFS transporter has product MTEATAVSSGAAASDSGLALRRNVALVMLFIVGTINFVDRQLLSVLVEPIRAEMNFSDTQFGLLTGLAFALFYAAMGVPVAMIADRWNRIRLIGIACVVWSGFTAACGLVSTFWQLALMRFGVGAGEAGGTAPSLSVLADYYPPAQRPLAIGLFTCNGPFGVFVGAAFGAWAAANIGWRNAFVVIGIVGILIAPLLIWLVREPARGAMDTHKPADKALPFGQSLAMFVRRPSLRMVMIGSGLAAFVSYGMLNWIPAFLMRTQKMPLEAMATWFAPAAGITFGIGILGGGWLVSHRAKRSARAYGTIPACATAVLVPTFIAALLVDTWQASLALMLIPMAACTAYIAPALALVQNLTPPRSRATAAALLMLMFNIVGLGLGPLFAGMVSDVLRPQFGDASLRWALMALMPFAAAAGIAQFAMTRHLDNDFAE; this is encoded by the coding sequence ATGACCGAGGCCACCGCCGTTTCCTCCGGCGCCGCAGCGTCCGACAGCGGCCTTGCGCTGCGTCGCAACGTCGCGCTGGTGATGCTGTTCATCGTCGGCACGATCAATTTCGTCGATCGCCAGCTTCTGTCGGTGCTCGTCGAACCGATCCGTGCCGAGATGAACTTCAGCGACACGCAGTTCGGCCTGCTGACCGGCCTCGCCTTCGCGCTTTTCTATGCCGCGATGGGCGTGCCGGTCGCGATGATCGCCGACCGCTGGAACCGCATCCGGCTGATCGGCATCGCCTGCGTGGTGTGGAGCGGTTTCACCGCCGCGTGCGGGCTGGTATCGACCTTCTGGCAATTGGCGCTGATGCGGTTCGGCGTCGGCGCGGGCGAAGCCGGTGGCACGGCGCCGTCGCTTTCGGTGCTCGCCGACTATTATCCGCCCGCGCAGCGCCCGCTCGCGATCGGCCTCTTCACCTGCAACGGCCCGTTCGGCGTGTTCGTCGGCGCCGCATTCGGTGCCTGGGCGGCCGCCAATATCGGCTGGCGAAACGCCTTTGTCGTGATTGGCATCGTCGGCATCCTGATCGCCCCCCTGCTCATCTGGCTGGTTCGCGAGCCCGCGCGCGGCGCCATGGACACGCACAAGCCCGCCGATAAAGCGCTGCCGTTCGGCCAGAGCCTCGCAATGTTCGTTCGCCGCCCCTCGCTGCGCATGGTGATGATCGGCAGCGGGCTTGCCGCCTTCGTCAGCTACGGGATGCTCAACTGGATCCCCGCCTTTCTGATGCGCACGCAAAAGATGCCGCTGGAGGCCATGGCGACCTGGTTCGCGCCGGCGGCGGGCATCACCTTCGGCATTGGCATTCTTGGCGGCGGCTGGCTCGTCAGCCATCGCGCCAAACGCTCCGCGCGCGCCTATGGCACGATTCCCGCCTGCGCGACGGCGGTGCTCGTCCCGACCTTCATCGCCGCGCTGCTCGTCGACACCTGGCAGGCGTCGCTCGCGCTGATGCTGATCCCGATGGCGGCATGCACCGCCTATATTGCCCCGGCGCTCGCGCTTGTGCAGAATCTGACCCCACCGCGCAGCCGCGCGACGGCCGCCGCGTTGCTGATGCTGATGTTCAACATCGTCGGCCTTGGCCTCGGCCCGCTTTTCGCTGGTATGGTCAGCGATGTGCTGAGGCCCCAGTTCGGCGACGCGAGCCTGCGCTGGGCTCTGATGGCGCTGATGCCCTTTGCCGCCGCGGCAGGCATCGCGCAGTTCGCGATGACGCGTCACCTCGACAATGATTTTGCCGAATAG
- a CDS encoding VOC family protein, which translates to MAATNSEFEFCGVNHLALVCKDMAKTVAFYRDILGMPLTKTIDLPGGRGQHFFFDMGNGDSLAFFWFPDAPEAAPGISAPAALPTKGSFVSAHGSMNHIAINVPAERFDEYYQRLVDKGVEVTRILNHDNSPTQSSDEMNDDVFVRSVYFFDPDGVCLEFAAWTKTFDDRDVAHDPMQADGTKAAGMVTGRAAVPAE; encoded by the coding sequence ATGGCTGCAACGAACAGCGAATTCGAGTTCTGCGGGGTCAACCACCTCGCGCTCGTGTGCAAGGATATGGCGAAAACGGTCGCCTTTTATCGCGACATCCTGGGCATGCCGCTGACCAAGACGATCGACCTGCCCGGCGGGCGCGGCCAGCATTTCTTTTTCGACATGGGCAATGGCGACAGCCTCGCCTTTTTCTGGTTCCCCGACGCGCCCGAAGCCGCGCCCGGCATTTCGGCCCCCGCGGCACTGCCGACGAAGGGCAGCTTCGTCTCGGCGCACGGGTCGATGAACCATATCGCGATCAATGTCCCCGCCGAACGCTTCGATGAATATTATCAGCGGCTGGTCGACAAGGGCGTCGAGGTCACCAGGATCCTCAACCACGACAATTCGCCGACGCAGTCGTCCGACGAGATGAACGACGATGTCTTTGTGCGGTCGGTCTATTTCTTCGATCCCGATGGCGTGTGTCTGGAGTTTGCCGCCTGGACCAAGACCTTCGACGACCGTGACGTTGCGCACGATCCGATGCAGGCCGACGGAACGAAGGCCGCAGGCATGGTTACCGGCCGCGCCGCGGTGCCCGCCGAATAA